One segment of Triticum aestivum cultivar Chinese Spring chromosome 2A, IWGSC CS RefSeq v2.1, whole genome shotgun sequence DNA contains the following:
- the LOC123184807 gene encoding protein tesmin/TSO1-like CXC 5 isoform X2, whose amino-acid sequence MDNPLNLPPGSVQPNFGSAFYARKPGSAATAVSLSQALPLWPPVPWPTLMVRKHHMPFPAQPAAKKLQVRRSPVLSQDLPLREALQVAELPPPRVQLRPLQQAPPVLKQSLPKTEVPVVLPMRATSVDVRWNARYPWSETSCESTDRTSRRKQCKCKNSKCLKKYCECFASGRYCNDCNCKNCYNNVGHEAARQDAIDAAMERNPMAFMPKIGNIPPHAAQNCEFKVAEGPLVGKHTKGCHCKRSECLKKYCECFRSNILCSENCKCMDCKNYESNEDRKAIRRITRHQQHLVYAHHMQNPAIMGITGPYAALSPAAEKLSNLSVASSGRDQLISNNDSSQVTSSLLTPVPIEGTKSAVKVEPHGVTYRPLLADVIQIENVNELCKVLLLVSRQAAGASVGVKENINRRKIDRADSCLSSINHDTEAVEKQRDEQVCLTENSLTAVPVSEVRAGTPRYDPTNTSVIPSATKQRLPDTYKEQEKRILKTLHDYLGELVNCGRLHEEKLSLMSSKFLHERTSVGSSCGSSSISRVTEVARVGQTIRQSLHSPASVKSPGL is encoded by the exons ATGGACAACCCGCTGAACCTCCCTCCTGGTTCGGTGCAGCCAAACTTCGGCTCGGCCTTCTACGCCCGCAAGCCAGGAAGTGCTGCAACAGCGGTATCGCTCTCCCAGGCGCTGCCACTGTGGCCTCCAGTGCCATGGCCTACACTAATGGTTAGGAAGCACCACATGCCATTTCCTGCTCAACCCGCAGCTAAGAAGCTGCAGGTGCGGCGTTCGCCTGTGCTGTCACAAGATTTACCATTGCGGGAGGCATTGCAAGTTGCAGAGCTGCCACCACCAAGGGTACAACTGCGCCCATTGCAACAGGCACCCCCAGTTCTGAAACAATCGTTGCCCAAGACGGAGGTGCCGGTGGTGCTGCCAATGCGTGCAACCTCTGTAGACGT GAGATGGAATGCTCGATATCCGTGGAGTGAAACATCATGCGAATCCACAGACAGGACATCAAGGAGGAAACAATGCAAGTGCAAGAACTCGAAATGTCTGAAAAA GTATTGTGAGTGTTTTGCATCAGGTAGATACTGCAATGATTGCAACTGCAAAAACTGTTATAATAATGTTGGTCATGAGGCTGCAAGACAGGATGCTATCGATGCTGCAATGGAAAGGAATCCTATGGCCTTTATGCCCAAAATTGGGAACATCCCTCCACATGCAGCCCAGAACTGCGAG TTTAAAGTAGCAGAAGGCCCTCTTGTGGGTAAGCACACGAAGGGGTGCCACTGCAAGAGATCCGAGTGCCTGAAGAAATACTGTGAGTGCTTTCGATCTAATATTCTTTGTTCAGAGAACTGCAAATGTATGGATTGCAAGAACTATGAGAGCAATGAAGATAGGAAAGCAATACGACGTATCACCCGGCACCAGCAGCACCTTGTCTATGCACATCATATGCAGAATCCTGCTATAATGGGTATTACTGGACCATATGCGGCTCTTTCTCCTGCAGCAGAAAAGCTCTCCAATCTCTCAGTGGCTTCTTCAGGCAGAGATCAGCTCATCAGCAACAATGATTCTTCACAA GTGACTTCGTCTTTGCTCACTCCTGTACCTATAGAAGGCACTAAAAGTGCCGTCAAAGTAGAACCGCATGGAGTTACTTACAG GCCACTTTTAGCTGATGTTATCCAGATAGAGAATGTCAATGAGCTCTGTAAAGTATTGCTTCTAGTATCAAGGCAAGCTGCTGGAGCATCCGTAG GTGTTAAGGAGAACATAAATAGAAGAAAAATAGATCGAGCTGATAGTTGCCTTTCTTCCATAAACCATGACACGGAAGCAGTTGAGAAACAGCGCGATGAACAAGTCTGCTTAACAGAAAACAGTTTAACCGCAGTTCCTGTTTCTGAAGTAAGGGCAGGAACGCCAAGATACGACCCTACTAATACAT CTGTAATTCCCTCGGCCACCAAACAGAGATTGCCAGACACTTACAAAGAGCAAGAGAAGCGTATTCTGAAAACCTTGCATGACTATCTTGGTGAGCTTGTCAACTGCGGAAGGCTTCATG AAGAGAAGCTCTCTTTGATGTCATCGAAGTTCTTGCACGAGCGAACTTCTGTCGGTAGCAGCTGCGGTTCGTCGTCCATATCGAGGGTCACAGAGGTTGCTAGGGTTGGACAAACAATCCGACAGTCGCTCCATTCTCCAGCAAGTGTCAAGTCACCAGGTCTGTAG
- the LOC123184807 gene encoding protein tesmin/TSO1-like CXC 5 isoform X1: MDNPLNLPPGSVQPNFGSAFYARKPGSAATAVSLSQALPLWPPVPWPTLMVRKHHMPFPAQPAAKKLQVRRSPVLSQDLPLREALQVAELPPPRVQLRPLQQAPPVLKQSLPKTEVPVVLPMRATSVDVRWNARYPWSETSCESTDRTSRRKQCKCKNSKCLKKYCECFASGRYCNDCNCKNCYNNVGHEAARQDAIDAAMERNPMAFMPKIGNIPPHAAQNCEFKVAEGPLVGKHTKGCHCKRSECLKKYCECFRSNILCSENCKCMDCKNYESNEDRKAIRRITRHQQHLVYAHHMQNPAIMGITGPYAALSPAAEKLSNLSVASSGRDQLISNNDSSQVTSSLLTPVPIEGTKSAVKVEPHGVTYRPLLADVIQIENVNELCKVLLLVSRQAAGASVGVKENINRRKIDRADSCLSSINHDTEAVEKQRDEQVCLTENSLTAVPVSEVRAGTPRYDPTNTCKYDRRPVSPETQELMCNEQDRLFLTPSVAAVIPSATKQRLPDTYKEQEKRILKTLHDYLGELVNCGRLHEEKLSLMSSKFLHERTSVGSSCGSSSISRVTEVARVGQTIRQSLHSPASVKSPGL, from the exons ATGGACAACCCGCTGAACCTCCCTCCTGGTTCGGTGCAGCCAAACTTCGGCTCGGCCTTCTACGCCCGCAAGCCAGGAAGTGCTGCAACAGCGGTATCGCTCTCCCAGGCGCTGCCACTGTGGCCTCCAGTGCCATGGCCTACACTAATGGTTAGGAAGCACCACATGCCATTTCCTGCTCAACCCGCAGCTAAGAAGCTGCAGGTGCGGCGTTCGCCTGTGCTGTCACAAGATTTACCATTGCGGGAGGCATTGCAAGTTGCAGAGCTGCCACCACCAAGGGTACAACTGCGCCCATTGCAACAGGCACCCCCAGTTCTGAAACAATCGTTGCCCAAGACGGAGGTGCCGGTGGTGCTGCCAATGCGTGCAACCTCTGTAGACGT GAGATGGAATGCTCGATATCCGTGGAGTGAAACATCATGCGAATCCACAGACAGGACATCAAGGAGGAAACAATGCAAGTGCAAGAACTCGAAATGTCTGAAAAA GTATTGTGAGTGTTTTGCATCAGGTAGATACTGCAATGATTGCAACTGCAAAAACTGTTATAATAATGTTGGTCATGAGGCTGCAAGACAGGATGCTATCGATGCTGCAATGGAAAGGAATCCTATGGCCTTTATGCCCAAAATTGGGAACATCCCTCCACATGCAGCCCAGAACTGCGAG TTTAAAGTAGCAGAAGGCCCTCTTGTGGGTAAGCACACGAAGGGGTGCCACTGCAAGAGATCCGAGTGCCTGAAGAAATACTGTGAGTGCTTTCGATCTAATATTCTTTGTTCAGAGAACTGCAAATGTATGGATTGCAAGAACTATGAGAGCAATGAAGATAGGAAAGCAATACGACGTATCACCCGGCACCAGCAGCACCTTGTCTATGCACATCATATGCAGAATCCTGCTATAATGGGTATTACTGGACCATATGCGGCTCTTTCTCCTGCAGCAGAAAAGCTCTCCAATCTCTCAGTGGCTTCTTCAGGCAGAGATCAGCTCATCAGCAACAATGATTCTTCACAA GTGACTTCGTCTTTGCTCACTCCTGTACCTATAGAAGGCACTAAAAGTGCCGTCAAAGTAGAACCGCATGGAGTTACTTACAG GCCACTTTTAGCTGATGTTATCCAGATAGAGAATGTCAATGAGCTCTGTAAAGTATTGCTTCTAGTATCAAGGCAAGCTGCTGGAGCATCCGTAG GTGTTAAGGAGAACATAAATAGAAGAAAAATAGATCGAGCTGATAGTTGCCTTTCTTCCATAAACCATGACACGGAAGCAGTTGAGAAACAGCGCGATGAACAAGTCTGCTTAACAGAAAACAGTTTAACCGCAGTTCCTGTTTCTGAAGTAAGGGCAGGAACGCCAAGATACGACCCTACTAATACATGTAAGTATGACAGAAGACCGGTGTCCCCTGAAACCCAGGAACTGATGTGTAACGAGCAAGATCGGCTTTTCCTGACACCAAGCGTTGCAGCTGTAATTCCCTCGGCCACCAAACAGAGATTGCCAGACACTTACAAAGAGCAAGAGAAGCGTATTCTGAAAACCTTGCATGACTATCTTGGTGAGCTTGTCAACTGCGGAAGGCTTCATG AAGAGAAGCTCTCTTTGATGTCATCGAAGTTCTTGCACGAGCGAACTTCTGTCGGTAGCAGCTGCGGTTCGTCGTCCATATCGAGGGTCACAGAGGTTGCTAGGGTTGGACAAACAATCCGACAGTCGCTCCATTCTCCAGCAAGTGTCAAGTCACCAGGTCTGTAG